Below is a window of Fulvitalea axinellae DNA.
TGACCGATGCGGAACAGCTTCAACGGCTTGTGCGTTACCTGAAAACTTTCGAGATAAACGTTTTGCTCAACAACGCCGGCATCGGTGGTACCAAACCGTTTTCGGAGGCGTCGGAAAATTACATCGACAATATCATCTTTTTGAATATCCGGGCGTTGGTTTCGCTTACCAAAAACTTGTTGCCGATCCTTTCCCGGCAAAAAAGCGCTCATATTCTGAATATAGCCAGCATGGCCTCTTTTGGCGCCATGCCTTTCAAGACTGTTTATCCGGCGTCGAAGGCCTTCGTAAAGTCTTTTTCCCGAGGTTTGGCCTGCGAGTTGGAGGGAACAGGCGTGCGGGTAAGCGTGGCCTATCCGGGCGGTATGCCTACCAACAAGGAAGTTTCCGACAGGATTAACCGGCATGGCGGTTTGGTGAGATCCACTATTTTGGGACCCGAAAAAGTGGCCGAAATCTGTATCAGAGAAATGTTGGAAGGCAAGGAGGAAATAACGCCGGGAATGATGACCAAACTTAGCCGTTTGTTTTTCAAACTCTGTCCAGAATCTTTCCGCTTGGCTATATTCCGCAAGAATGTGTTGAGGGAAATCCACGAAATGAAGACGTGTCATGCCTGAGCAAAGCAAGAAAAGAGTGTTGGTTACCGGAGCCAACGGTCTGTTGGGCGCTAATATAGTGGAGCAATTGACCAAAAGCGAAGACTACACACCAGTGGCCATGGTGCGCAAAGGTTGTGATATGCGGTCGTTGGACGGTTTGGAATACGAACTGTTCGAAGGAAACATCACCGATATAGCGGATTTAGAACAGGCAATCTCCGGTTGCAACTTCGTGATTCACAGCGCGGCCATGACAGCCATCAAGGGTACGGACTTCGAAGCTTTTGAGCGAGTGAATATTACGCCTACCAAAAACATAGCTCGGATATGTGCCAAGCACGGCGTCCGGCGGATGGTTTTTGTCAGTACGGCCAATTGCTTTACGAACGGGAGTCTGGCAAAGCCCGGAAACGAGCTCGGCGGTTTTATGCCTTGGCTCAAGAAATCGGGCTACGCTTACAGCAAGCTTTTGGCTCAGGAACACATACAAGAACAGGCTTGGGCCAATGAGCTAAACGCCATAGTAGTGGCGCCCACGTTTATGCTCGGTTCCCGCGACGCTGGCCCTTCCAGCGGTACCATGTTACTTTACGGCCTAAAAAAGCGAGTCGTATTTTATCCGCCCGGCGGAAAAAGTTTTGTGGATGTGCGGGCTGTAGCCAAAGCCACCGTCACAGGCCTGACTAAGGGAGAGAGCGGGGAGCTGTTCTTGCTTTCGGGAGAGAATATGACTTACCGTGATTTTTTCAGGACGATAAGTAAAGTGTCCGGAAAACGCAAGCTGTTGGTTCCGGTGCCAGGAGCCGTATTCGGTTTTGTGTCGGCCGTTTCCGAACTTGTGGGCAGAATGTCGGGAAAGAAAGCGTTGTTCGACAAAACCAATAAGCGTTTGTTGTGCCTCGATAATTATTTCTCGAACAATAAGGCCGTAGCCTCATTGGACATGGAACAAACCGATGTGGAAAGCTCCGTTGAAGAGGGAATGCGGTGGTTTGGTCAAAACGGATACCTATGAGTGATTCTGGTTTTTGGACGAAGTTTCTGCAGAGATTTTGTGTCGTATTTCTAATACAGTTGATTATCAAGGCTTTCGATACAAGCTTTGAGGTGTCGCCTGACATTACGTTTCGCGGGATAGTTTTCACCGTTTTTTTCTGCGTGTTGTGGATGGGTATATGGTATCTGGCTGGATGGGTGAATAGGAGGCTGAAAAGCAAGGGGCTCCTAGTGAAGTTTGGGGTGAATTTGTTATTGGCATTTTCAAGCGGATATATCTCTAACAAAGCTTATGAGCTTGGGGACGTATACCTGTTTGGAAACGAGGCAATGTGGGAGGGGGTCGGAGAGTTGAATCCGGAGCTCACCTTTGGCTTGTCGATTTTTTATATGTTGATATACGCGATCAGTGAAACGGTGGATCGCGAAAGAAAAATCAAAGAAGAGCAACTCAGGGTAAAAGAGCTCGAAAAGCGAAACATACAGGCGCGCTTTCTGGCTTTGAAACAGCAGATAGAACCGCATTTTCTGTTCAACAGCCTCAGCGTTTTATCCGAATTGGTATACATCGACCAGGATTTGGCATCGGATTTTATAGTCAAACTGTCCAAGATTTTACGCTATGTCATAGAGCGTAACGAAGAATCGCTTGCGCCTATGCGGGGCGAGATGGACATAACACTGGATTATTTTTTTCTGCTCAAAGCCCGTTTCAAAGACGCCCTGATCCTGAATAATAATATAACGGGAGAAGACTTGGAAGACGCCTATTTACCGCCCGTGTCTATACAGATGTTGGTGGAAAATGCCGTAAAGCATAACAAGCTCACCGACAAGAAGCCCATTGTGATAGAGATAAGGAGGGAAAACAACGATATTATTGTCAGCAACAATATCAACAAAAGGAAAATACAGGGCGGATCAATCAAAAAAGGCTTGCGGAACCTGACGAAGCGTTATCGTATGATGTCGGACCGCGCGCCCGTGATTGAGGATGACGGGGCTAACTTTACGGTTTATTTGCCTGTGCTTTCCAAAAAGAAAAGCTTGCCGTGACTCTGCGTGAAACCCCGTCCCAAATAAACCTTGCAGTCTCATTACTTTGAATCAAGACCCATGTGGATTTTAATAATCGAAGACGAATACCACACAGCCGAACGACTGGAGCGTTTGCTGGAAGCCTATAATCCTGAGATAGAGATACTGGCCAAGCTAAAATCAGTGGAGGACAGTGTGGAATGGTTCAGGACACACCGGGCGCCGGACCTTGTTTTTCAGGATATCGAACTTAGCGACGGCAATTGCTTCGAGATTTATAGGCAAGTGGAGGTGAAAACACCGATCGTATTCACGACGGCGTATAGCGAGTACGCTTTGGAAGCTTTTCGCCTCAACAGCGTAGACTATGTCGTGAAGCCTTATGACCGGGAAGACATAAAACGGGTGCTTGACAAGTTCGGTGATATGCGCCAAGTTTTCTCTCCCATGAGCCGTGAGTTTGTCGATAGTATGGTTCACACTCGTTCGCGGGCCGTTAAATCCCGTTTCCTGATCCGGATGGGAGACCGATACAAGACCGTGTCGGCTATGGATGTATATTACTTGCGCTATGATGAAGGAGTGACGTTTGCGTACCTGGCCAATGGCGAAAAATACCCGGTGGACAATACCGTATCTGAACTGGAAAACCAACTGGACCCCGACCGATTTTTTAGGATAAACCGCAAATACATAGTCAGTATAGACTGTATAGGGAAGATAAGCACGTGGTTTAATAGTCGGATAAAGCTGGAACTGCGTCCTGACCCCGATGAGGAGATCATCGTGAGCCGTGACCGTATCAGGAATTTCAAACGTTGGCTTGACGGGGAAGGTGCTGGTTGATGCCGATTGCGGGACTTATTAGGTATGGCTGTCCGTTATGCCAGCATTTTATTTTTTAAGAAAATTGGGGTAACAGTAAAATTAAAGCCTGTTGATTTTTTTTGGTCATTTTGTGTTTTTTATTTTTGGTCCATAATCGTATTCTGATTCATTGACGCTAGGTCATTTTTCCTTATATTGATTTAAAATGTTTTGGCAAGAGGCACTGTTCGTGTTTTTGTCACAGATAAAGTATTTATAAACGTTATTTTCTCTTATTTGAAAAGGTTCTCGGAGCTGTTGTTTGATTAAGCTGTCTGTGAACTTGTAGACGATGTTTTTGATTTTGTGGAGGGAGACTAGAGAAAACGTAAACAAAAATAATTTCGGAAAGTCATAATGATCCTTTTTTAAGTTTTTAACCGATACGGATATTTTGTTGTGCGCTACCCGTGCGGTTTTATAAGTGCTGGATGGTCCAGTTTGTAAGGATAATATCATAACGGTCTGTTATGTTGGTAA
It encodes the following:
- a CDS encoding SDR family NAD(P)-dependent oxidoreductase translates to MENATNTYAVITGASQGLGKCLALECAKRGMNLILVSLSGEGIGDVGQFIEWEYSVNVKTFEADLTDAEQLQRLVRYLKTFEINVLLNNAGIGGTKPFSEASENYIDNIIFLNIRALVSLTKNLLPILSRQKSAHILNIASMASFGAMPFKTVYPASKAFVKSFSRGLACELEGTGVRVSVAYPGGMPTNKEVSDRINRHGGLVRSTILGPEKVAEICIREMLEGKEEITPGMMTKLSRLFFKLCPESFRLAIFRKNVLREIHEMKTCHA
- a CDS encoding NAD-dependent epimerase/dehydratase family protein, yielding MPEQSKKRVLVTGANGLLGANIVEQLTKSEDYTPVAMVRKGCDMRSLDGLEYELFEGNITDIADLEQAISGCNFVIHSAAMTAIKGTDFEAFERVNITPTKNIARICAKHGVRRMVFVSTANCFTNGSLAKPGNELGGFMPWLKKSGYAYSKLLAQEHIQEQAWANELNAIVVAPTFMLGSRDAGPSSGTMLLYGLKKRVVFYPPGGKSFVDVRAVAKATVTGLTKGESGELFLLSGENMTYRDFFRTISKVSGKRKLLVPVPGAVFGFVSAVSELVGRMSGKKALFDKTNKRLLCLDNYFSNNKAVASLDMEQTDVESSVEEGMRWFGQNGYL
- a CDS encoding sensor histidine kinase, which gives rise to MSDSGFWTKFLQRFCVVFLIQLIIKAFDTSFEVSPDITFRGIVFTVFFCVLWMGIWYLAGWVNRRLKSKGLLVKFGVNLLLAFSSGYISNKAYELGDVYLFGNEAMWEGVGELNPELTFGLSIFYMLIYAISETVDRERKIKEEQLRVKELEKRNIQARFLALKQQIEPHFLFNSLSVLSELVYIDQDLASDFIVKLSKILRYVIERNEESLAPMRGEMDITLDYFFLLKARFKDALILNNNITGEDLEDAYLPPVSIQMLVENAVKHNKLTDKKPIVIEIRRENNDIIVSNNINKRKIQGGSIKKGLRNLTKRYRMMSDRAPVIEDDGANFTVYLPVLSKKKSLP
- a CDS encoding LytTR family DNA-binding domain-containing protein, which produces MWILIIEDEYHTAERLERLLEAYNPEIEILAKLKSVEDSVEWFRTHRAPDLVFQDIELSDGNCFEIYRQVEVKTPIVFTTAYSEYALEAFRLNSVDYVVKPYDREDIKRVLDKFGDMRQVFSPMSREFVDSMVHTRSRAVKSRFLIRMGDRYKTVSAMDVYYLRYDEGVTFAYLANGEKYPVDNTVSELENQLDPDRFFRINRKYIVSIDCIGKISTWFNSRIKLELRPDPDEEIIVSRDRIRNFKRWLDGEGAG